The segment ACATTCCCTGTCCAATGGTATAGCCCATCGTATTGCCTGCCGTGTTCCAGCCGGAATAGGAATTTAGCTTGTCCAGCAGGTTGCGGCGGGACAATTCGGTCATAAAGGCATTATCGGAGCCGTTGGCAAAAGAAATATCGGCGACAGAAACCTTTTGGCCCGCTTCAACCTGAGCCTGAATACCATCGACAAAACGCCGTAATTCCGGGGTCAGTTTGGTTGTGTTTTTAGCTGACCCGGCCTCAGGTGTTTTGCCTGTAGGCGGCGTATTTACATTGACGACAAAATCCGGTTTTAACGGATTATTCAGCACAATACCGCCGGCGGCCACGATATGGGCGGTAAGCGATTGACCTACCTTTTGATCTTCATAGCTCGGCACACTGTCTTTGCCCGCGCCGGGAGCATACTGCACTTTTACGATAGGAATGCGAGACATCATATCATTGTAGGCTCTGGCCAGCATCACCATCCCCAGTTGGTCGGCGCCCGGAAAGGACTGAAACTTCGATTGCGGTATATCAGCCGCCAGAGCGCTAAGTTCCCGTCCTTCCTTATGGCTTTGGGAATAAGGAGCGGTATCGTCCCGTCCTAATAAAAAGTAATCCAGCGCGCCCTGCCGGTCCAGTTCGATCAAGCCGGAGTTGATGGCAAAATTTTTCTGCCGGCGCTGCATCCAGTCGCTTAGTGCTTCCGGCGGGATAATAGCCAGATTATTTTTAAGCAGTTCCTGTTCTTTTTTGTTCAGGCCTTCCAGTTCCTCTTTATCGCGCAGCGCGGTAAGCTGGAAGATATTCCAGCCATACTGCTCATAATAGGCCGGTTCTACGCCGCCGGCCGTCCCCTGCGGAGTACGGAGAACCGTCGAATATACGTATACCTTAACGAAAGGATGTGCTTTACGCAGTTCATTAAACCGGGCCAAACGCTCCGTGAGCACAGTTTCACTAAAATCATGGGTGCGCGAATCGACCAGACCGCCGTAAATTAACGAATCGCCTGATAATACCAGAGCATTCGCCTGGCCGGCATGCTCGTCGACCCATTCCCACAGCTTATCGGGATCTCCCTTCTTATCCCGGCTGGCAATCAATTCAGCCGGTGGTGTCAAAACTGTTAACTTGGCTGCTTCCGCCGTATCCACCACATTATCTAGACTTACCGGACGATCATCCTGAGGGACATATAAAATAGTAGCAGCCTGAGCTACAGACAACTGCAGCACCAAAACAATCAGAAACAAAAAGGTTGTAAAATTTCTCGTTCTCATTAATTCCTCCATTTAGTAATGCAATATAAGGATTGATTCTATAGCGAAACAATGCTTTATGTATTTCGCCAACTCCGGACATATGTCCTGCCCGTTGACAGGTATTACACATATTACCAAGCAAAAGCTTGTCCCGATATTTAATCACCTTAACACTGGACTAGTATGTCATCTAA is part of the Propionispora vibrioides genome and harbors:
- a CDS encoding DUF4127 family protein; this translates as MRTRNFTTFLFLIVLVLQLSVAQAATILYVPQDDRPVSLDNVVDTAEAAKLTVLTPPAELIASRDKKGDPDKLWEWVDEHAGQANALVLSGDSLIYGGLVDSRTHDFSETVLTERLARFNELRKAHPFVKVYVYSTVLRTPQGTAGGVEPAYYEQYGWNIFQLTALRDKEELEGLNKKEQELLKNNLAIIPPEALSDWMQRRQKNFAINSGLIELDRQGALDYFLLGRDDTAPYSQSHKEGRELSALAADIPQSKFQSFPGADQLGMVMLARAYNDMMSRIPIVKVQYAPGAGKDSVPSYEDQKVGQSLTAHIVAAGGIVLNNPLKPDFVVNVNTPPTGKTPEAGSAKNTTKLTPELRRFVDGIQAQVEAGQKVSVADISFANGSDNAFMTELSRRNLLDKLNSYSGWNTAGNTMGYTIGQGMLAGAADDKDRKRLLAIRYLDDWAYQANIRQELQEKIVYPNKGSLVYLNELKPLLTEQALEQERQFARQHLWLSPERVTVEFPWNRMFELNVMIAPE